A part of Helicobacter fennelliae genomic DNA contains:
- a CDS encoding motility associated factor glycosyltransferase family protein, whose product MDNFQKNMESLRFVDPILYLALKSYTPNQKYEVFMSNDPTNYNIIDKERNAPLYLTKSIDEIMEKNEALLGYSYYPFLYLYGLGNGVLLRLLFNSQRQRIVVFEPEIEIIFIVLNLLDFSVEIQKRKLVIFYTKQIGYMSIDGLFDAHKYSRIFVKTYDLIMTNNYYEHYHDDILRINGYFMKAIEQVVVSVGNDAKDSVIGIFNHIQNLPKALHSPTLTEFINKLKNRDTAIIVSTGPSLYKQLPLLKEIAPYATLFCIDASFPILYKHKIKPDVVLSLERVETTARFYYDTPTKAQEGVIFAITSIAHKRLIESIKKGTIQFSFRPFGYTSLFGFHDYGYIGVGMSAANMAYELVVHSDFKRCILIGQDLAFGEDGSSHAKGALYGENEITPKEDKLFVTKYGGEGEVETTKVWKLFLNFFEKDIAKTHDGIEIINATEGGARITGAKEMPFSEAIKLIDTSHTKKDIILNPPSPKQIQKNLQKATKKCLDIIKYGTTQQKRIEKLFLDLTKELEKLEELNAQNKLDKINFKKLDNLSNRIDAIKKLFSDKRFTNYFLDAIQSYIFHQELDIAKVLVAYTADDEQLKAKQVQWLYYHKYWLFSLAGGIDCVIETIKQAMQEWEKSKK is encoded by the coding sequence ATGGATAATTTTCAAAAAAATATGGAGAGTCTGCGCTTTGTCGATCCGATTCTCTATCTTGCTCTCAAATCCTACACGCCAAACCAAAAATACGAAGTGTTTATGAGTAATGATCCTACAAATTATAATATCATCGACAAGGAGCGCAACGCACCTTTGTATCTGACAAAGTCTATTGATGAGATTATGGAAAAAAATGAAGCTTTGCTTGGCTATTCGTATTATCCATTTTTGTATTTGTATGGGCTTGGAAATGGCGTGCTTTTGCGATTATTGTTCAATTCTCAAAGACAGCGCATTGTCGTATTTGAACCAGAGATTGAGATTATTTTTATCGTGCTTAATCTTCTTGATTTTTCTGTCGAGATACAAAAGCGCAAACTTGTGATTTTTTATACCAAACAAATCGGATATATGAGTATTGATGGATTGTTTGATGCGCATAAATATTCAAGAATCTTTGTCAAAACCTATGATCTTATCATGACAAACAATTACTACGAACATTATCATGATGATATTTTGCGGATTAATGGCTATTTTATGAAAGCCATAGAGCAAGTTGTTGTGAGCGTTGGCAATGACGCAAAAGATTCTGTGATTGGGATTTTTAATCATATCCAAAATCTTCCAAAAGCCCTGCATTCTCCAACTCTAACAGAATTTATAAACAAGCTCAAAAATCGCGATACAGCTATTATCGTCTCAACAGGTCCAAGCCTTTATAAGCAACTGCCGCTACTGAAAGAGATCGCCCCTTATGCGACATTATTTTGCATCGATGCGAGCTTTCCTATTCTTTATAAGCACAAGATTAAGCCTGATGTGGTGCTAAGTTTAGAACGCGTTGAAACTACTGCTAGATTCTATTATGATACGCCGACAAAAGCTCAAGAAGGCGTTATATTTGCAATCACTTCGATCGCGCACAAACGTCTTATAGAATCTATCAAAAAAGGAACCATTCAATTTAGCTTCCGCCCTTTTGGCTATACAAGCCTTTTTGGATTCCATGATTATGGGTATATAGGCGTTGGTATGAGTGCGGCAAATATGGCGTATGAGCTTGTCGTGCATTCAGACTTCAAGCGATGTATTTTGATCGGGCAGGATTTGGCATTTGGGGAAGATGGCTCATCACACGCCAAAGGTGCGCTATATGGCGAAAATGAAATCACACCAAAAGAAGATAAGCTTTTTGTTACTAAATACGGCGGAGAAGGCGAAGTAGAGACGACAAAAGTATGGAAGCTTTTTTTGAATTTTTTTGAAAAAGACATTGCCAAAACGCACGATGGCATAGAAATCATCAATGCTACTGAAGGAGGTGCGAGAATCACAGGCGCAAAAGAAATGCCATTTAGCGAGGCTATCAAGCTTATCGACACTTCACATACAAAAAAAGACATCATTCTAAATCCACCAAGCCCCAAACAAATCCAAAAAAACCTCCAAAAAGCTACAAAAAAATGTCTTGACATCATAAAATACGGCACCACACAACAAAAAAGAATCGAAAAATTATTTCTAGATCTCACCAAAGAGCTTGAAAAGCTCGAAGAACTCAACGCACAAAATAAGCTTGATAAAATCAATTTCAAAAAGCTTGATAACTTAAGCAATCGGATCGATGCGATCAAAAAACTCTTTAGTGATAAAAGATTTACAAATTATTTTTTAGATGCGATACAATCATATATTTTTCATCAAGAATTAGACATTGCAAAAGTTTTGGTCGCTTATACTGCTGATGATGAGCAGCTCAAAGCCAAACAAGTGCAATGGCTGTATTATCATAAATATTGGCTTTTTTCGCTAGCTGGTGGTATAGATTGTGTGATTGAAACAATCAAACAAGCAATGCAAGAATGGGAAAAATCTAAAAAATAA
- a CDS encoding DnaJ-like cysteine-rich domain-containing protein — protein MPQESKVKDFIIQYLNAHTRYTFNDIELRDFIAFECVLDVTLNHTLKIIVNESKNNKTNTSILPLSEYQNMVQNKFDAEYINPQHLQALFKKINDSDWNQWGDILYDLPQSFTYKKRCNSCDGRGHITCIKCENGYKECSSCSGTGRVKKIENKKDRKLSYYIDCDRCRGTGIVKCSTCEGKGTVACFKCKASGILSTIATTTFRYKRQTHYDITPQGNYPFNPMEVINNLSLENLDEYGTTLRDTIEKKQQHIIEKYHIAIPMYECKINLDSKSFTWRLYGKDLQVASNDNIIMTILDSDIQALKNIAKSSYEPFLLLHTRKVIKPLYNLLLIKLYLNKYHQIYFKIWSSSLKK, from the coding sequence ATGCCTCAAGAATCTAAAGTTAAAGATTTTATTATCCAATATCTCAATGCTCATACGCGATACACCTTTAATGATATAGAGCTTAGAGATTTTATAGCTTTTGAATGTGTGCTTGATGTAACACTTAACCATACACTTAAAATTATAGTAAATGAAAGCAAAAACAACAAAACAAATACAAGCATTTTACCACTGAGTGAATATCAAAATATGGTGCAGAACAAATTTGATGCGGAATATATAAATCCACAGCATTTACAAGCTCTTTTTAAAAAAATTAATGATAGTGATTGGAATCAATGGGGAGATATACTTTATGACTTACCGCAAAGTTTTACTTATAAAAAGAGATGTAATTCTTGCGATGGTAGAGGCCACATAACTTGTATAAAATGTGAAAATGGCTACAAGGAATGCTCCTCTTGCTCTGGCACAGGAAGAGTAAAAAAGATAGAAAATAAAAAAGATAGAAAGTTATCATATTATATAGATTGCGATAGATGTCGTGGCACTGGAATAGTGAAATGCTCTACCTGTGAAGGTAAAGGCACAGTTGCTTGCTTTAAATGCAAAGCTTCAGGCATTCTTTCAACTATTGCAACTACAACTTTTAGATATAAAAGACAAACTCATTATGATATAACTCCACAAGGCAATTATCCATTTAATCCAATGGAAGTTATTAATAATTTATCACTTGAGAATCTTGATGAATATGGCACAACCTTACGTGATACAATAGAGAAAAAACAGCAACATATAATAGAAAAATATCATATAGCAATTCCTATGTATGAGTGTAAAATAAATCTTGATTCTAAAAGTTTCACTTGGCGACTTTATGGTAAAGATTTACAAGTAGCAAGTAATGATAATATTATAATGACTATACTTGATTCTGATATACAAGCTCTCAAAAATATAGCCAAATCTTCATATGAACCGTTTTTACTTCTACATACAAGAAAGGTTATAAAACCTTTATACAATCTCCTATTAATAAAACTTTATTTAAACAAATACCACCAGATATATTTCAAAATATGGAGCAGCAGTCTCAAAAAATAG
- the priA gene encoding replication restart helicase PriA yields MFFYCIAALGLHSPLLTYQSPLLLQKGQCVRIQIKNKHHKGVVLRQVNKPDFVCKTLEVEHFYFNRRQQILADFIAYYYHCSYAESYNLFEPFMQFVWHCNQNLNPKPRKKQNPQNPQSQKMQNLNLPNLAPKLDSALDSALIDSALDFNSESTLDSAYKSISMDSTFWHTKLPNFETIRFFTDIPLSSNRTIATLKPLSQAQLAASNFIESKHVSLLFGDTGSGKTEIYFYHIAKALSQNKSALFLMPEIALTPQILARLESSFGDCVGVWHSKLTKAQKQNIINNIYTQRIKIIAGARSALFLPLANLGVIIVDEEHDEAYKSLQNPRYNARDLCLFLAQKAHIKVILGSATPSLSSYVLAKNNKYLYRLKGRFFDSAKDFILEQHKCELSPNLLQHLHQTLESKKQAIFFLPTRAHFKSLLCLQCGYGFQCPFCSVNMSLHLSQNALVCHYCAYTQAIPNQCLQCNNHDLSTNRIGTAQIADELKVHFPHANIAVFDKDHASTHKKLKEILHNFNTHKIDILVGTQMLSKGHDYHNVALAVVMGIDYVLNGGDFKSFERGIALLHQIAGRSGRKERGKVFIQSLQTDWIRLFLGDYEEFLKWEFTHRSHAYPPFKRLAMIHFSHTNKAQAKANMLQILPFLERNKEITIIGYGQNAIEKIANKWRFHILLSAPKTKQILSAIQNLDVDIDIDALDTL; encoded by the coding sequence ATGTTTTTTTATTGCATCGCGGCATTAGGGCTACACTCTCCACTTTTGACTTATCAATCCCCGCTTTTACTTCAAAAAGGACAATGTGTCAGAATCCAAATCAAAAACAAACATCACAAAGGCGTAGTTTTGCGCCAAGTCAATAAGCCGGATTTTGTATGCAAAACACTTGAAGTTGAGCATTTTTACTTTAATCGTCGTCAGCAGATTCTAGCGGATTTTATCGCGTATTATTATCATTGCAGCTATGCAGAATCTTATAATCTTTTTGAGCCATTTATGCAGTTTGTATGGCATTGTAACCAAAATCTAAATCCAAAACCACGCAAGAAGCAGAATCCACAGAATCCACAAAGCCAAAAGATGCAGAATCTAAATCTCCCAAATCTCGCGCCCAAGCTAGATTCTGCTTTGGATTCTGCCCTTATAGATTCTGCTTTGGATTTTAATTCAGAATCTACTTTAGATTCTGCTTACAAATCCATCTCTATGGATTCTACTTTTTGGCACACCAAACTTCCAAACTTTGAGACTATACGCTTTTTTACTGACATTCCGCTAAGCTCAAATCGCACAATAGCTACCCTCAAGCCCCTATCTCAAGCACAACTTGCCGCCTCAAATTTCATAGAATCTAAACATGTGAGTTTGCTTTTTGGCGATACAGGAAGTGGAAAAACAGAGATTTATTTTTATCACATCGCCAAAGCCCTAAGCCAAAACAAAAGCGCGCTTTTTTTGATGCCAGAGATTGCTTTGACGCCACAGATTCTCGCGCGACTAGAATCTAGTTTTGGCGATTGCGTGGGGGTTTGGCATAGCAAACTCACAAAAGCCCAAAAACAAAACATCATCAACAACATCTACACCCAACGCATCAAAATTATCGCTGGCGCGCGATCTGCGCTTTTTTTGCCATTGGCAAATTTAGGAGTTATTATCGTTGATGAAGAGCATGATGAAGCTTACAAATCACTTCAAAATCCTCGATATAATGCAAGGGATTTGTGTCTTTTTCTCGCGCAAAAAGCGCACATAAAGGTCATTTTAGGCTCAGCGACCCCAAGCCTATCAAGCTATGTGCTCGCAAAAAACAATAAATATTTGTATCGATTGAAGGGGAGATTTTTTGATTCTGCAAAAGATTTTATCCTTGAGCAACACAAATGCGAGCTTTCACCAAATCTTTTGCAACATCTACACCAAACCCTAGAATCCAAAAAACAAGCCATTTTCTTTCTGCCTACTCGAGCGCATTTTAAGTCTCTTTTGTGTTTGCAGTGCGGGTATGGATTCCAATGCCCATTTTGTAGTGTCAATATGAGCTTGCACCTTAGCCAAAATGCGCTTGTTTGTCATTATTGCGCTTATACACAAGCCATTCCAAATCAATGTCTACAATGCAACAACCACGATCTCTCAACCAACCGCATAGGCACTGCTCAAATCGCTGATGAATTGAAGGTGCATTTTCCGCATGCAAATATCGCTGTATTTGACAAAGATCACGCAAGCACGCATAAAAAACTCAAAGAGATTTTGCATAATTTCAATACGCACAAAATCGATATTCTTGTCGGCACACAAATGTTAAGCAAAGGGCATGATTATCACAATGTCGCGCTAGCAGTGGTTATGGGGATTGATTATGTGCTTAATGGCGGGGATTTTAAAAGCTTTGAGCGAGGCATTGCTCTTTTGCATCAAATCGCAGGCAGAAGTGGGAGAAAAGAGAGAGGCAAAGTGTTTATACAAAGTTTGCAGACAGATTGGATTAGGCTATTTTTGGGCGATTATGAGGAGTTTTTGAAATGGGAATTCACTCACCGATCGCACGCTTACCCGCCATTCAAAAGGCTTGCTATGATTCATTTTTCACACACCAATAAAGCTCAAGCCAAAGCAAATATGCTTCAGATTCTGCCTTTTTTGGAGCGCAACAAAGAAATAACAATTATTGGCTATGGGCAAAACGCCATTGAAAAAATAGCCAATAAATGGCGGTTTCATATCCTGCTTAGCGCGCCAAAAACAAAGCAGATTCTAAGTGCTATCCAGAATCTTGATGTTGATATTGATATTGATGCGCTTGATACATTGTAA
- the ftsA gene encoding cell division protein FtsA, translated as MTQTILGIDIGSSKICSVIANVRDGVPHIIGMGKQRSQGVKKGLIVNIDLASRAIKAAIDDAKRTAGVESITKAIVSVSGAYTKSLNSSGVYNIIENEIGIKEIGKAIENAVYNASIPQEFDVIHVLPYKFKLDDQDCIEDPMGMTGRRLEVFVHIVTAQHSSLENLRKTIHLAGIEIENIVLSSYAASISVLSDDEKELGVACIDIGGSTCELMIHDGNAMRYNSFLGVGSHHITNDLAMALNTKIPAAEEVKINYGNLNVNQPSEQRIEVPSVGVDDGTHFVMLNVAQDVIRLRVIETLSILAKYLEQSGLKDRLGAGIVLTGGMMNMEGIRELAKALFLQMPTRVSKPVEMPGLFDELRDPSYAAVLGLVWYGAGKYTNYERDSNKHIRYKEAKNLNEIPRDFQNLNRDFKNIMDTDLSNLKEDLSKNKQNTTIIADQKNKGSLFAKTGKAIKDFADKIF; from the coding sequence TTGACACAAACGATTTTGGGCATTGATATAGGTTCAAGTAAAATATGCTCTGTAATTGCTAATGTCAGAGATGGGGTGCCACATATCATCGGTATGGGCAAACAACGATCTCAAGGCGTCAAAAAAGGCTTAATAGTCAATATCGATCTTGCAAGCAGAGCAATAAAAGCTGCCATAGACGATGCCAAAAGAACAGCCGGGGTAGAATCTATCACAAAAGCGATTGTATCTGTCTCTGGAGCATACACAAAAAGCCTCAATAGCTCTGGGGTATATAATATCATCGAGAATGAAATCGGTATCAAAGAGATTGGCAAAGCCATAGAAAATGCAGTATATAACGCTTCTATTCCTCAAGAATTTGATGTGATCCATGTTTTACCTTACAAATTTAAGCTTGATGATCAAGATTGTATCGAAGACCCAATGGGAATGACAGGCAGAAGGCTTGAAGTATTTGTCCATATCGTTACAGCACAGCATTCAAGCCTAGAGAATCTACGCAAAACAATCCATCTTGCTGGCATTGAGATCGAAAATATCGTTCTTTCATCGTATGCAGCGTCTATATCTGTTTTGAGCGATGATGAAAAAGAATTAGGTGTCGCTTGCATTGATATTGGCGGAAGCACTTGCGAGCTTATGATCCACGATGGTAACGCTATGCGTTATAATAGCTTTTTGGGCGTAGGCTCTCACCACATCACAAACGACTTAGCAATGGCTTTAAATACCAAAATTCCTGCTGCCGAAGAAGTTAAAATAAATTATGGCAATCTCAATGTCAATCAACCAAGCGAACAGCGGATAGAAGTGCCTTCTGTGGGCGTAGATGACGGCACGCATTTTGTTATGCTCAATGTCGCTCAAGATGTGATTAGATTACGCGTGATTGAGACTTTAAGCATTTTGGCTAAATATTTAGAGCAAAGCGGGCTAAAGGATAGATTAGGTGCAGGCATTGTCCTTACAGGCGGAATGATGAATATGGAAGGAATCAGAGAATTAGCAAAAGCGTTATTTTTGCAAATGCCAACTCGAGTCTCAAAGCCCGTAGAAATGCCCGGGCTTTTTGATGAGCTTAGAGATCCATCTTATGCAGCAGTGCTTGGATTAGTATGGTATGGAGCTGGCAAATATACAAATTATGAGCGAGATTCAAACAAACATATACGATACAAAGAAGCAAAAAATCTCAATGAAATACCGCGAGATTTTCAGAATCTCAATAGAGATTTTAAAAACATTATGGATACAGACTTATCAAATCTCAAAGAAGATCTCTCAAAAAACAAACAAAATACTACTATAATAGCCGATCAAAAAAACAAAGGCTCTCTCTTTGCAAAAACAGGCAAGGCTATTAAAGATTTTGCAGATAAGATATTTTAG
- the uvrB gene encoding excinuclease ABC subunit UvrB — protein sequence MAQFVLNSPYKPAGDQPQAISAITDSITNGARYCTLIGVTGSGKTFSMANIIAKLNIPTLIMTHNKTLAAQLYSEFKGFFPNNHVEYFISHFDYYQPEAYIPRRDLFIEKDSSINEELERLRLSATTSLLAYDDVIVVASVSANYGLGNPSEYLQVIEKIEVGELRAQKEFLLKLVDMGYTRNDSVFERGNFRVHGEVVDIFPAYNESEFVRIEFFGNEIEQIALYDSIERVKVKSLNSYVLYAANQFIVGAERLKSAITSIESELAQRLAEFEAKDAQVEYQRLKGRTEFDLEMIAESGICKGIENYARHLTGKKPGETPYSLLDYFEQKGKPYLIIVDESHVSLPQFGGMYAGDRSRKEVLVEYGFRLPSALDNRPLRFDEFIKKAPHYLFVSATPATLELELSANHTAEQIIRPTGLLDPTYEVRDSNNQVLDLIDEIKARVEKNERVLITTLTKKMAEELSKYYTELGIKIRYMHSDIDAIERNHLIRALRLGEFDVLVGINLLREGLDLPEVSLIAIMDADKEGFLRSETSLIQTMGRAARNLNGKVILYAQKITGSMSRAFEITDYRRSKQEAFNKAHNITPKSVQRNVEEELKLESSAQGRIYEKGKKIPKAERDSIVKELKVRMLKAAKELEFEEAARLRDEIARIRAMK from the coding sequence ATGGCACAATTTGTTTTAAATTCCCCCTACAAGCCAGCGGGCGATCAGCCTCAAGCAATCAGCGCAATCACAGATTCTATTACAAATGGCGCACGCTACTGCACGCTTATTGGCGTCACAGGCAGCGGCAAGACCTTCTCAATGGCAAATATCATCGCAAAGCTCAATATCCCAACCCTCATAATGACACACAACAAAACCCTTGCCGCGCAGCTTTACAGCGAGTTTAAGGGATTTTTTCCAAATAATCATGTCGAGTATTTTATCTCACACTTTGATTACTACCAGCCAGAGGCTTATATCCCGCGCCGAGATTTGTTTATCGAAAAAGATTCTAGTATCAATGAAGAGTTAGAGCGCCTGCGCCTCTCTGCGACAACTTCCTTGCTCGCGTATGATGATGTTATCGTCGTGGCGAGTGTGAGCGCAAACTACGGGCTTGGCAATCCAAGCGAGTATCTGCAGGTGATAGAAAAGATTGAGGTGGGTGAGCTGCGCGCGCAAAAGGAGTTTTTACTCAAGCTTGTAGATATGGGCTACACGCGTAATGACAGCGTCTTTGAGCGTGGCAACTTCCGCGTTCATGGCGAAGTGGTGGATATTTTCCCCGCGTATAATGAGAGCGAATTTGTGCGTATTGAGTTTTTTGGCAATGAGATCGAGCAAATCGCGCTCTATGATTCTATCGAGCGCGTGAAGGTAAAAAGCCTGAATTCCTATGTGCTCTATGCGGCAAATCAATTTATCGTAGGTGCTGAGCGCCTAAAGAGTGCGATTACAAGTATAGAATCTGAGCTTGCCCAGCGTCTCGCGGAGTTTGAAGCCAAAGATGCGCAAGTGGAGTATCAGCGCCTCAAAGGACGCACAGAGTTTGATCTAGAGATGATAGCAGAATCTGGAATCTGCAAGGGGATTGAGAACTACGCGCGCCACCTCACAGGCAAAAAGCCCGGCGAGACGCCTTATAGCCTGCTTGATTACTTTGAGCAAAAGGGCAAGCCGTATTTGATAATTGTCGATGAATCGCATGTGAGCCTGCCGCAGTTTGGCGGAATGTATGCAGGCGATCGCAGCAGAAAAGAAGTACTGGTAGAGTATGGCTTCCGCCTGCCTAGCGCGCTTGATAACCGCCCGCTACGCTTTGATGAGTTTATCAAAAAAGCCCCGCATTATCTCTTTGTCTCCGCTACGCCCGCGACTTTGGAGCTAGAGCTAAGCGCAAATCACACAGCAGAGCAGATTATCCGCCCTACAGGGCTACTTGATCCCACCTACGAGGTGCGCGATTCAAACAACCAAGTGCTTGATCTCATCGATGAGATAAAAGCGCGTGTGGAGAAAAACGAGCGCGTGCTGATAACTACGTTGACTAAAAAAATGGCTGAGGAGCTCAGCAAATACTACACTGAGCTAGGCATTAAAATCCGCTATATGCATAGTGATATTGACGCCATTGAACGTAACCACCTCATACGCGCATTGAGGCTTGGCGAATTTGATGTGCTTGTGGGGATAAATCTCTTGCGTGAGGGGCTCGATCTGCCGGAAGTCAGCCTCATAGCAATAATGGATGCGGACAAGGAGGGCTTTTTGCGCAGTGAGACAAGCCTAATCCAAACAATGGGGCGTGCGGCGCGCAATCTCAATGGCAAGGTAATCCTCTATGCGCAAAAGATTACAGGCTCGATGAGTAGGGCATTTGAGATCACAGACTACCGCAGGAGCAAGCAAGAGGCGTTTAACAAAGCGCATAACATCACGCCAAAGTCCGTGCAGCGCAATGTAGAGGAGGAGCTAAAGCTAGAATCTAGTGCGCAAGGCAGAATCTATGAGAAGGGCAAAAAGATTCCAAAAGCAGAGCGAGATTCTATCGTGAAAGAACTTAAGGTGCGTATGCTCAAAGCCGCTAAGGAGCTAGAATTTGAAGAGGCGGCGAGGCTACGCGATGAGATAGCAAGAATTAGAGCGATGAAGTGA
- a CDS encoding peptidylprolyl isomerase, whose amino-acid sequence MIEWMQRHKKWLVITIWVSAIAFIAAGMVGWGQYDYSLGQDSVAKVGKIHISKTEFAQSYSNAFEEQYQQSNGRFDEEQAKAIGLKQEVLNGLILNALLRNYAIDLGLRVSDEEVAHEIRSGDRFRFLQDENHNFSRQKYDSFLQNIGYKTSDFEEMIKNELLTKKILQLLIPQITATPLEKDTFSAIFGIQDNIELDVISSDSIQINTPEDKLKAFWEEKKQNYKTPVIYKVEALITKTADQQYSQEELQSYYEANKSHYLDTQAQIQPLDQIKQQVISDLQHKKASDQALRDFKELKKDIAKNTQELSISQDSTQYTQEILEALQSAVAGSMLKKPMPLHNDFISLKLISKQEATIKDFQEVKQEITQEFIAKERQTQLNQLAQSRLSTFKGKPISNVAIINPTSFGNFDPYTSQMLLEAIFTSTKNVNYVIIGDKAFLFRIVSQSIVPFTQEIYLRSIGQIKSSSFAKLVFDYLQKRYEVKKYI is encoded by the coding sequence ATGATTGAATGGATGCAAAGACATAAAAAATGGCTTGTTATTACAATTTGGGTAAGTGCGATTGCCTTTATTGCAGCTGGAATGGTAGGCTGGGGACAATATGATTACTCACTCGGGCAAGATTCTGTCGCAAAAGTCGGAAAAATACATATCTCCAAAACAGAATTTGCGCAATCTTACAGCAATGCTTTTGAAGAGCAATATCAGCAATCAAATGGACGTTTTGACGAAGAGCAAGCCAAAGCCATAGGGCTTAAACAAGAAGTGCTTAATGGATTGATTTTAAACGCCCTTCTTAGAAATTATGCCATTGATTTGGGGCTTCGAGTGAGTGATGAAGAAGTCGCACATGAGATTAGAAGTGGTGATAGATTCCGCTTTTTGCAAGATGAAAATCACAACTTCAGTCGCCAAAAATATGACTCATTTTTGCAAAATATAGGCTATAAAACTTCTGATTTTGAGGAAATGATAAAAAACGAATTGCTGACAAAAAAAATCTTACAACTCCTTATCCCACAAATCACAGCCACACCGCTTGAAAAAGATACATTTAGTGCTATTTTTGGAATCCAAGATAATATCGAACTTGATGTGATCTCTTCAGATTCTATACAAATCAATACACCAGAGGATAAACTCAAAGCTTTTTGGGAAGAAAAAAAGCAAAATTACAAAACCCCTGTGATCTACAAAGTAGAAGCCCTCATCACAAAAACTGCCGATCAACAATATAGCCAAGAAGAACTCCAAAGCTATTATGAAGCAAACAAATCCCATTATCTTGATACCCAAGCTCAAATCCAACCTCTAGATCAGATCAAACAACAAGTCATCTCAGATCTGCAGCACAAAAAAGCTTCCGATCAAGCATTGAGAGATTTTAAAGAGCTCAAAAAAGATATAGCAAAAAATACTCAAGAGCTCTCTATCTCTCAAGATTCTACCCAATACACCCAAGAAATCCTAGAAGCATTACAAAGCGCAGTCGCAGGCTCAATGCTTAAAAAACCAATGCCACTTCATAATGACTTCATCTCGCTTAAACTCATCTCAAAGCAAGAAGCAACAATCAAAGATTTTCAAGAAGTCAAGCAAGAAATCACACAAGAATTTATCGCTAAAGAGCGCCAAACACAGCTCAATCAGCTCGCACAATCTCGTCTTAGCACTTTCAAAGGCAAGCCAATCTCAAATGTTGCAATCATCAATCCAACTTCTTTTGGAAATTTTGATCCCTACACTTCCCAAATGTTGCTTGAAGCAATATTTACTAGCACAAAAAATGTAAATTATGTTATAATAGGCGACAAAGCATTTTTATTTAGGATCGTTTCTCAATCCATAGTTCCATTTACACAAGAGATTTATCTTAGGAGCATAGGGCAGATAAAAAGCAGTTCTTTTGCAAAACTTGTTTTTGATTATTTACAAAAACGTTATGAGGTCAAAAAATATATTTAG